Sequence from the Qipengyuania pelagi genome:
TGTCCCATTTCTCGCCCATGACCGCGACGATCACGTCGGACCGGTTCGCCACTTCGAGCGCTTCGGCGAACCCGTCCGTTTTGCTCGCATCCGCGAACTCGTAGCTCGCGCCCTTGGCGTATTCGACGCGCACGCCGCGCCCGGCCCGCGCCTTGAGACCTTCGAGCACGGTGACCGGCCGGGTCTGGCGGTCGCCCGCCGCGGCCCAGCTGCCGATCATGTCGGGCTTGCTGTCGGCAAGCGGGCCGATCAGAGCGATGCTCTGCGCTCCGGCGACGATGGGTAGGGTATCGCCTTCATTCTTGAGCAATACCATGGATTTACGAGCGACATCGCGCGCAGCTTCAAGGAATTCCGGCTTGTAGAGCGTTGCCTCCTGCCGGGCTTCGTCGGCATAGCGATAGGGGTCCTCGAACAGACCGAGGCGGTATTTCATCTCCAGCACGCGGCGGGTCGCGGTGTCGACCTGATCCATCGTGACGCGGCCCTTCGCGATCGAATCGCCGAGATGTTCGAGGAACACCGCGCCCTGCAAATCCATATCGACCCCGGCATCGAGCGCCTGTTCGCCCGCCTGTTCGAGATCCTTCGCATAACCATGCGCCACCATCTCGTTGATCGAGGTGTAGTCGGTGACGACGAAGCCGTCGAAGCCCCACTGGTCGCGCAGCACATCGGTCAGAAGGTATTTGCTGCCGCTCGCGGGCACGCCGTCATATTCGTTGAAGGCGGTCATGATGCTGCCCACGCCCGCATCGATCGCCGCCTTGAACGGGGGGAGATAGACGTCGCGCAGCGTGCGTTCCGAGATATCGACGGTGTGATAGTCGCGCCCGGCCTGCGCCGCGCCATAGCCGACGAAATGCTTGACCGTCGCCAGCACGGTATCGGTCGCAGCCAGATCGTCGCCCTGATAGCCCTCGACCCGCGCCTTCGCGACCCGGCTGCCGAGATAGACGTCCTCGCCTGCCCCCTCCGAAATGCGGCCCCAGCGCGCATCCCGCGCGATGTCGACCATGGGGGAAAAGGTCCAGTGGATGCCCTCCGCGCTCGCTTCCTGCGCGGAGACGCGGGCGGATTTCTCGACCGCTTCCATATCCCAGCTCGCAGCCTCGCCCAGCGAGATCGGGAAGATCGTGCGGTGACCGTGGATCACGTCGTATCCGAACATCAGCGGAATCTTCAGCCGCGTGTTCTCGACCGCGAGCTTCTGC
This genomic interval carries:
- the bglX gene encoding beta-glucosidase BglX, giving the protein MGFAARTTTIVAALLATTACATAQSAPVERAAPAAAQAAASTGTVPIQPAQPAWAARDAEMDRFLDELIGKMTLEEKVGQLTLLTSDWESTGPTMRDSYQEDIRAGKVGNIFNAYTAGYTRDLQKLAVENTRLKIPLMFGYDVIHGHRTIFPISLGEAASWDMEAVEKSARVSAQEASAEGIHWTFSPMVDIARDARWGRISEGAGEDVYLGSRVAKARVEGYQGDDLAATDTVLATVKHFVGYGAAQAGRDYHTVDISERTLRDVYLPPFKAAIDAGVGSIMTAFNEYDGVPASGSKYLLTDVLRDQWGFDGFVVTDYTSINEMVAHGYAKDLEQAGEQALDAGVDMDLQGAVFLEHLGDSIAKGRVTMDQVDTATRRVLEMKYRLGLFEDPYRYADEARQEATLYKPEFLEAARDVARKSMVLLKNEGDTLPIVAGAQSIALIGPLADSKPDMIGSWAAAGDRQTRPVTVLEGLKARAGRGVRVEYAKGASYEFADASKTDGFAEALEVANRSDVIVAVMGEKWDMTGEAASRTSLDLPGNQQALLERLVATGKPVVLVMMSGRPNSIIWAEENVSAILHAWYPGTQGGHAVADVLFGDYNPSGKLPVTFPVNVGQAPIYYDMKNTGRPIELGAPGAKYVSRYLNTPNAPLYRFGYGLSYTDFAYSPVSLSAPSMGAGGSITASATITNTGKRAGAEVAQLYVRDLVGSVTRPVQELKGFEKVMLQPGESRTVTFTLRPEDLAFTRQDMSHGWEPGEFRLWIAPSSGADASTPVTFTITE